A genome region from Trichocoleus sp. FACHB-46 includes the following:
- a CDS encoding YhcG family protein, producing MILALSQRLTQAYGKGWGERQLRYCILLADVFPNREILHTVCAKLSWSHIKLILGIEDPLKRDFYIEITQLEQWSVRQLQERINSMLFERTALSRKPEDTIRHDLDQLRQERRISPDLLLKDPYVLDFLDLSDRYLEKDLEDAILREIEQFLLELGAGFTFVARQKRLQIDNDDFYIDLLFYNRKLKRLVAIELKLGAFRPEHKSQMELYLRWLAKYEQESDELPPLGIILCAGKKQEQIELLELDKSGIHIAEYLTVLPPKEVLQTKLHEAIATARRRLRSS from the coding sequence GTGATTCTTGCCCTCTCCCAACGGCTTACCCAGGCTTACGGCAAAGGCTGGGGCGAACGGCAACTGCGCTACTGCATTCTGCTGGCAGACGTTTTCCCCAATCGCGAGATTCTGCATACAGTGTGTGCAAAATTAAGCTGGTCGCACATCAAGCTAATTCTGGGCATCGAAGATCCCCTGAAACGCGACTTCTACATTGAGATCACCCAACTCGAACAATGGAGCGTCCGCCAGCTTCAAGAGCGGATTAACTCCATGCTATTCGAGCGCACCGCCCTTTCCCGCAAACCCGAAGACACCATTCGCCACGACCTGGATCAACTGCGCCAGGAGCGACGAATCTCACCCGACCTCCTGCTCAAAGATCCCTACGTCCTGGATTTTCTGGATTTGAGCGATCGCTATCTCGAAAAAGACCTCGAAGATGCCATCCTTCGAGAAATCGAGCAATTCTTGCTAGAACTAGGTGCCGGCTTTACCTTTGTTGCCCGTCAAAAGCGGCTACAAATCGACAACGACGACTTTTACATCGACCTGCTGTTCTATAACCGTAAACTCAAGCGCCTTGTCGCCATCGAGCTCAAGCTGGGTGCCTTCCGTCCTGAACACAAAAGCCAGATGGAGCTTTACCTGCGCTGGCTAGCCAAATATGAACAAGAGAGCGATGAACTCCCGCCACTGGGAATCATCTTATGTGCAGGCAAAAAGCAAGAACAGATCGAACTTCTAGAACTCGATAAAAGTGGCATCCACATCGCCGAATACTTGACCGTGCTTCCGCCAAAAGAAGTACTGCAAACCAAACTGCATGAAGCGATCGCCACTGCCCGCCGTCGCTTGCGATCCTCCTAA
- a CDS encoding restriction endonuclease subunit S — protein sequence MPLKITNGQLPEGWVEKKFGEIALLNRGHNPPKSKFIHQPKKGYVRFYQIRDGKSDNYEVYVPDTPQLHKVEPDDILMVAYRHIGRVFRGASGAFNVALCKITNKDRSILDDDYLFYIIPTEFVRGELMKQAERSLIPSMSVKHLAEIKIPVPPLSEQKRIVAILNEAFEGIDRAIANTEKNLTNARQLFESYLNAIFTQKGDGWEEKKIEDVCESIIDCVNKTAPVIDEPSPFKMIRTTNVRGGYVNLDSVRYVTEETYRQWTRRQIPKRGDVLLTREAPMGEVGMLLTNDHVFLGQRIVSYRTDSSKLDNRFLLYAFQSNGLQSQIKAFASGSTVQHMRVPDTKILRIAVPSLSIQRQVVQKLDTLLFQTQRLEAIYRQKLSALNELKQSILQRAFTGELTADTANQATKAAKEVVAA from the coding sequence ATGCCGTTGAAGATTACTAATGGGCAGCTACCAGAGGGCTGGGTTGAGAAGAAGTTTGGTGAAATTGCCCTTCTCAATCGTGGTCATAATCCACCTAAAAGTAAATTTATTCACCAACCCAAAAAAGGCTACGTTAGGTTTTACCAAATTCGAGATGGCAAGAGTGACAACTATGAGGTGTATGTTCCCGATACTCCTCAGCTACATAAAGTGGAACCTGATGATATTTTAATGGTGGCTTATCGACACATTGGTAGAGTCTTTAGAGGTGCTAGCGGGGCATTTAACGTAGCTCTATGCAAAATCACCAATAAAGATCGTTCCATTCTTGATGATGATTATCTTTTCTACATAATCCCGACCGAATTTGTTCGTGGTGAATTAATGAAGCAAGCTGAACGCTCATTAATTCCATCAATGTCGGTAAAGCACCTCGCAGAGATAAAAATTCCAGTTCCACCTCTTTCTGAACAAAAGCGGATTGTAGCGATTTTGAATGAGGCATTTGAGGGAATCGATCGCGCGATCGCCAACACCGAAAAGAACCTCACCAACGCCCGCCAACTCTTTGAAAGCTATCTAAATGCCATCTTCACCCAGAAAGGTGATGGATGGGAAGAGAAGAAAATAGAAGATGTCTGCGAGTCCATCATTGATTGTGTTAACAAAACGGCTCCAGTAATTGATGAACCATCGCCTTTTAAGATGATTCGCACTACTAATGTTCGTGGTGGTTATGTCAATCTAGATTCTGTGAGGTATGTCACTGAAGAAACTTATCGTCAATGGACAAGACGGCAAATCCCTAAACGAGGAGACGTTCTACTAACTCGGGAAGCCCCAATGGGAGAAGTTGGAATGCTTCTCACGAATGATCATGTTTTTTTAGGGCAACGTATTGTCTCCTATCGAACTGATTCAAGCAAGCTAGATAACAGATTTTTGCTGTATGCATTTCAATCTAACGGATTGCAGAGTCAAATCAAAGCATTTGCATCAGGCTCAACTGTTCAACATATGAGAGTTCCCGATACAAAGATTTTGCGGATTGCTGTGCCTTCACTTTCAATACAAAGACAAGTCGTTCAGAAACTCGATACTTTGCTTTTCCAAACTCAACGTCTCGAAGCCATCTATCGACAAAAACTTTCTGCCCTCAACGAACTCAAACAATCCATCCTGCAAAGAGCTTTTACAGGCGAACTCACCGCAGACACCGCTAACCAGGCAACAAAAGCCGCTAAAGAGGTCGTTGCTGCATGA
- a CDS encoding N-6 DNA methylase gives MFEQTFKNIDDVLWKEAGCTTELDYTEQTSWLLFLKYLDDLEHEKALEAELLGKPYTFILDEEHRWSSWAAPKKADGSMDHDNALIGDDLIDYVNRKLFPYLQGFKLRATSPDTIEYKIGEIFSEIKNRFQSGYSLRDALEYIDELRFRSQQEKHELSHLYEAKIRNMGNAGRNGGEYYTPRPLIRAMIRVVKPEIGNRIYDGACGSAGFLCESYDYLRQGKLTTKQLEQLQTSTFTGKEKKSLAYVIAIMNMILHGIDAPNIIHTNTLTENLSDIQDKNRFDVILANPPFGGKERKEIQQNFPIKTGETAFLFLQHFIKMLKVGGRAAVVIKNTFLSNSDNASRALRQELLSSCNLHTILDCPSGTFIGAGVKTVVLFFEKGTPTQKIWYYQLDPGRNMGKTNALNDEDLCEFVELQATFAKTKKSWLVDIADVVRESFDLSVKNPNKAEESPLREPQEIMDEIAALDMESAEILAGIEEMVCR, from the coding sequence ATGTTCGAGCAAACTTTCAAAAATATTGATGACGTTCTGTGGAAGGAGGCAGGTTGCACCACAGAGTTAGACTATACGGAGCAAACTTCCTGGCTACTATTTCTGAAGTATTTGGATGACCTGGAGCATGAGAAGGCGTTAGAAGCCGAGCTACTGGGTAAGCCTTACACCTTTATTCTGGATGAAGAGCATCGGTGGTCGTCCTGGGCTGCGCCAAAGAAGGCGGATGGCAGTATGGATCACGACAATGCGCTGATCGGCGATGACTTAATTGATTATGTGAACCGCAAGCTATTCCCCTACCTCCAAGGCTTTAAGCTGCGAGCAACCAGCCCAGACACAATCGAATACAAGATTGGGGAAATTTTCAGCGAGATCAAGAACCGATTTCAGAGCGGCTATAGTCTGCGGGATGCGCTGGAGTATATCGATGAGTTGCGGTTTCGATCGCAGCAGGAGAAGCATGAGCTATCTCACCTGTATGAAGCCAAGATTCGGAATATGGGCAATGCGGGACGCAATGGGGGTGAGTATTACACGCCGCGTCCGCTGATTCGCGCCATGATTCGGGTGGTGAAGCCAGAGATTGGGAACCGCATCTACGACGGAGCCTGCGGGTCTGCCGGGTTCTTGTGCGAGAGCTATGACTATCTGCGCCAAGGCAAACTCACCACGAAACAGCTTGAGCAGCTTCAGACCAGCACGTTTACAGGTAAGGAGAAGAAGAGCCTTGCCTATGTGATTGCCATCATGAACATGATTCTGCATGGCATTGATGCGCCCAATATCATTCACACCAACACGCTGACGGAAAACCTTAGCGACATCCAGGACAAAAACCGCTTCGATGTGATCCTGGCTAATCCGCCCTTTGGCGGCAAAGAGCGCAAGGAAATTCAGCAAAACTTCCCGATCAAAACTGGGGAAACTGCCTTTTTGTTTTTGCAGCACTTCATCAAAATGCTGAAGGTCGGTGGCAGAGCCGCAGTGGTGATCAAAAATACGTTCCTGTCGAATTCGGACAATGCATCCCGTGCCCTGCGTCAGGAACTTCTCAGCAGTTGCAATCTCCACACCATTTTGGATTGTCCGAGTGGGACGTTTATCGGAGCAGGAGTTAAAACGGTGGTGCTGTTCTTTGAGAAAGGGACACCCACTCAAAAAATTTGGTACTACCAACTTGATCCGGGGCGGAACATGGGCAAAACTAACGCCCTGAATGATGAGGATCTATGCGAGTTTGTGGAACTACAAGCCACGTTTGCAAAAACTAAAAAATCATGGCTGGTGGATATTGCCGATGTGGTACGGGAGTCGTTTGATCTGTCGGTGAAGAACCCTAATAAAGCAGAGGAATCACCACTCCGAGAGCCGCAAGAAATTATGGACGAGATCGCGGCATTGGATATGGAAAGCGCAGAAATTTTGGCTGGAATTGAGGAGATGGTATGCCGTTGA
- the parA gene encoding ParA family partition ATPase produces the protein MVAKIIAVANQKGGSGKTTVSMQLAGAIARRGDRVLVVDADPQGTATRWAASAEDNHPFPASVVGLSAANEKVHREVKKFIDDYGYIIIDCPPAADSPVPQSALLIADLVLVPIIPSPLDMWAAVGIRQVIFNVGDINEGLKSRLVLNQCQPNTTMTQETLEVLPEFGIELATTQIRHRQVYRQSAVFGQTVHDFGGKASAAIAEVEDLTSEVFKILGSK, from the coding sequence ATGGTAGCTAAGATTATTGCTGTCGCTAACCAAAAGGGTGGTTCAGGGAAAACGACGGTTAGTATGCAGCTTGCTGGGGCGATCGCTCGTCGAGGTGATAGGGTGTTGGTAGTCGATGCAGATCCGCAGGGTACGGCGACCCGCTGGGCAGCTTCGGCAGAAGATAATCATCCGTTTCCTGCTTCTGTAGTTGGGTTAAGTGCTGCTAATGAGAAGGTGCATCGGGAGGTAAAGAAGTTTATTGATGATTACGGCTATATCATCATTGACTGCCCTCCGGCAGCTGATTCGCCAGTTCCTCAAAGTGCCCTGCTCATTGCTGATTTAGTTTTAGTGCCAATCATCCCGTCGCCATTGGACATGTGGGCAGCGGTTGGTATACGTCAGGTGATTTTCAATGTAGGTGACATCAACGAAGGGTTAAAGTCTCGACTTGTTCTCAACCAATGCCAGCCAAACACAACAATGACCCAAGAAACTTTAGAGGTCTTACCAGAGTTTGGAATCGAGCTTGCTACAACTCAAATTCGGCATCGCCAGGTTTATCGACAATCAGCGGTGTTTGGGCAGACGGTTCATGATTTTGGTGGCAAAGCATCGGCGGCGATCGCAGAAGTAGAAGACCTAACTAGCGAGGTCTTCAAGATTTTAGGCAGCAAGTAG
- a CDS encoding SAVED domain-containing protein, with amino-acid sequence MARKSIPETIKLQLWVRAAGRCEFKGCNTPLWHNGLTLSDGNFAEFAHIIGSSKDGPRGTDQSEELQIDFSNLMLLCQRCHKEIDSYPERYPVGLLLGWKQEHENRIEIQTSYPEDIHKSTVFIFCVNIGCRNVPINFEAVRNAMFPKFPADPKGIKIEENYFDRLSTPEQWQIFAESRIRRRVLRLLEEGIDDVKIKHLSIFGIAPMPLLMYLGQCIGDTIPADIYQSHRNIEDTSKTWSWQEEISVEQLYSVSCDLDKKGETVLLKLALSDSIQLDKYEALISDSCSVYQITISSPSPHFLKSKRQLEIFSYEYRKLLNEIQANHGKNCKIFILPAVPVSIAVECGRVILPTKDPEIYACEYYADKGEFQIVLRIN; translated from the coding sequence ATGGCCAGAAAAAGTATCCCAGAAACAATAAAGTTACAGCTTTGGGTTAGAGCCGCAGGACGTTGTGAATTCAAAGGGTGTAACACACCACTTTGGCATAACGGCTTAACTCTAAGCGATGGTAATTTCGCAGAATTTGCACATATTATTGGTTCAAGCAAAGATGGTCCACGGGGCACAGACCAGTCAGAAGAGTTACAAATAGACTTTTCTAATCTAATGCTTCTATGCCAACGATGCCACAAAGAAATAGACAGTTACCCAGAAAGATATCCAGTTGGACTGTTACTTGGTTGGAAGCAAGAACACGAGAATAGAATAGAAATACAAACAAGTTATCCAGAGGATATACATAAATCAACTGTATTTATCTTTTGCGTAAATATTGGCTGTAGGAATGTTCCTATTAACTTTGAAGCAGTTAGAAATGCAATGTTTCCAAAGTTTCCAGCAGACCCAAAAGGAATAAAGATAGAAGAAAACTACTTTGATAGGCTCAGTACACCTGAGCAGTGGCAAATATTTGCAGAGTCTAGAATTAGGCGTAGGGTTCTTAGACTTCTAGAGGAGGGTATCGACGATGTAAAAATCAAACATCTTTCTATATTCGGAATAGCACCTATGCCTTTATTAATGTATTTAGGCCAGTGTATAGGTGATACCATTCCAGCAGATATATATCAATCTCATAGAAATATTGAAGATACAAGTAAAACTTGGTCTTGGCAAGAAGAGATAAGCGTTGAACAACTTTACTCTGTCTCTTGCGATCTCGACAAAAAAGGTGAAACTGTATTACTCAAGCTGGCACTTAGCGATTCTATTCAGCTCGATAAATATGAAGCTTTAATTTCGGACAGTTGTAGCGTCTATCAAATAACTATTTCTAGCCCTTCACCACACTTTCTAAAGTCTAAAAGACAGTTGGAAATCTTTAGTTATGAATACCGAAAACTACTTAACGAAATTCAAGCAAATCACGGTAAAAACTGCAAAATCTTTATTTTGCCAGCAGTCCCTGTATCAATAGCAGTAGAATGTGGCAGAGTTATCTTACCCACGAAAGATCCTGAAATCTATGCTTGTGAATATTATGCTGATAAGGGAGAATTTCAGATTGTACTTAGAATAAACTAA
- a CDS encoding cyclic GMP-AMP synthase DncV-like nucleotidyltransferase yields the protein MANLQSQFERFHNIIKIDFDDSKPLREKRDLIVNNLRDGLKKLIPISTPSFSPFNQGSYDLATGVEPLKGEDYDIDVGIILNFSRFLYKPVEIKELVCSALQIGQRKVEIKRPCVRVQYLQNGEKRFHVDLAIYSTDIDRQGNEINYIAKGFPGSYEDKKIWELSEPFKLKTLLRSKFSNDLDRYQFRRTIRYLKRWKDYIFTSTGAGRPTGIALTACCYNFFIPQKSYVYNYQNYQYNDLLALQNVVSGMISTFDDDQISVMLPVQPYNDLFEKMTRRQMREMKLRLIYFQIVLNNVIHEYDISTACYKLQGVLGDDFPSI from the coding sequence ATGGCAAACTTACAATCTCAATTTGAAAGGTTTCATAATATCATCAAAATTGATTTTGATGATAGTAAACCATTGCGTGAAAAACGAGATTTAATTGTCAATAACCTGAGAGACGGGCTTAAAAAGCTTATCCCCATATCCACACCTAGTTTTAGCCCTTTCAACCAAGGAAGTTATGATTTAGCGACAGGAGTAGAACCACTTAAAGGAGAAGACTATGATATCGACGTAGGTATTATTTTAAATTTCTCAAGGTTTCTTTACAAGCCAGTTGAAATCAAAGAACTGGTTTGTAGCGCTTTGCAAATAGGACAAAGAAAAGTTGAGATAAAAAGACCTTGCGTAAGAGTTCAATACTTACAAAACGGTGAAAAAAGATTCCATGTTGATTTAGCTATTTATTCTACTGATATAGACCGTCAAGGAAATGAAATAAATTATATTGCAAAGGGTTTTCCAGGTTCATACGAGGATAAGAAGATTTGGGAATTATCAGAACCGTTTAAACTCAAAACGCTTTTAAGATCAAAGTTTAGCAATGATTTGGATAGATATCAGTTTCGCAGAACTATAAGGTATCTGAAGCGTTGGAAGGATTATATTTTTACATCAACGGGAGCGGGACGGCCAACAGGAATAGCTTTAACCGCCTGTTGTTATAACTTTTTTATACCGCAAAAAAGTTATGTTTATAACTATCAGAATTATCAATATAACGATTTACTAGCATTGCAAAATGTTGTAAGTGGGATGATCAGCACTTTTGATGATGACCAAATAAGTGTAATGCTTCCAGTTCAACCATATAATGATCTTTTTGAAAAAATGACTAGAAGGCAAATGAGAGAGATGAAGTTGAGGTTAATTTATTTTCAGATTGTCTTAAACAATGTGATACATGAATATGATATTTCAACGGCATGCTATAAGTTGCAAGGAGTTTTAGGTGATGATTTTCCATCAATTTAA
- a CDS encoding recombinase family protein, whose amino-acid sequence MTIRAALYLRVSTTDKGQETDNQLLQLKEFCDRQGWSIAFTYVDRESGRKGRRERGDFSRMFEDAGKRKFDVLVFWSLDRFSREGIRKTIAYLQQLDHLKVKFKSYTEPLLDTENELVAHIVLGVLAYLAQQEAVKISERTKAGLQRVRVQGKTLGRPDGFEQWKDQLVNMSAAGYSQGRIARETGLAYNTVKNYLARISIKNRVT is encoded by the coding sequence GACAACCAACTGCTGCAACTAAAAGAATTTTGCGATCGCCAAGGTTGGAGCATTGCCTTCACCTATGTTGATCGCGAGTCGGGCCGAAAGGGTAGGCGTGAACGTGGCGATTTTAGCCGCATGTTTGAGGATGCGGGGAAGCGGAAGTTTGATGTCCTAGTGTTTTGGTCGCTCGATCGTTTCAGTCGTGAGGGTATCCGTAAGACGATCGCCTACCTTCAGCAACTCGACCATTTGAAAGTGAAATTTAAGAGCTACACTGAGCCGCTACTTGATACAGAAAATGAATTGGTAGCTCATATTGTGCTTGGAGTCTTGGCCTACCTTGCTCAGCAAGAAGCAGTGAAAATTTCAGAGCGAACCAAGGCAGGGCTGCAACGAGTCCGAGTGCAGGGGAAAACACTTGGCAGGCCAGATGGCTTTGAGCAGTGGAAGGACCAGCTAGTTAACATGAGTGCTGCTGGCTACTCGCAGGGACGAATTGCCCGCGAAACGGGCTTAGCTTACAACACTGTAAAAAATTACCTAGCCAGAATTTCTATCAAAAACAGAGTGACCTGA